The following DNA comes from Rhipicephalus microplus isolate Deutch F79 chromosome 6, USDA_Rmic, whole genome shotgun sequence.
TTGCAGGTGACTGGTGAATGTAGGGGAGAAAACGACGATATCGTTCAGGCAGCAGAGAGGCATGTGGACCACTTGAAACACCTCAGTAAAAAGTCGATCGCACGCTCAAATTgttgctggcgcattacacaaccCAAAGGGCATGACTTAACTCCCAATCATTTTCATCGACAGCTATTTGTCAATAGCccaaacgaaggtcgatggaaaaAAAGTACCGTGCACCAATAGGGAATCAATGGCGTCGTCTATTTGCAGCTATGGGCAGAAGTATTTTTTGATTTTGTTGAAGTGCCGGTGAaatggcggtagtcgacgcagaactgccaggtgttgtttttgttttttacaaatacTACGGGCGACGCTCAAGGGCTCGAAAATGGCTCCATGATGTCTTTAGAGAGTATTTCATCAACTTCCGTTTGAATGACGCTGCTATCGGTCGCCGAGACATGCTAAGGGTGTCGATGAATGGGTGTTGCGTCCGCGTTGTCAATTCGATGCCTCACTAGATATGTTTGTCCAAGTTTGGGTGAAGCGAAATCAAAAGTCATGGTATGACTCCTAGGAAAGGCGTAGGTCCTGGCTTTTAGAAGGGTCAGGGTTCGGGGCAATCATATTTTCGAATGTGTCATCAGGTGTCGGGCCAGCAGCAGGGCTGCCTGGAGCCGACTGTCGGGCATCAATGGCCACAGCAACACGGTTGTTTGCGTCTAAAGGTGAAATTGTGCCCAGCGAGATACCTTCAGGAAGCAGTTGTGCGCAGCTTCAAAGTTCAGGACAGGTGTGCAAAAGTTGTTCACAGAAACAGTAACAAGATAATGAGGTAAAACTAATCTTCGCGTCAGTAGAACGTCCAAGGAGCAACGTCCAGAATAGCAAAGAGAACTGAGGTGTTGTGGTCATCGAAGCTCACATGCGCAAAGCACATTCAAAGGATGGTAGGTGTACGGCTATTGGCTTCGCGAACAACAGGTGATGAGGCGCGTGTAACGGCTTTACAAAGACGATGAGAAAGGTGAGCACTCATCAATGGTGATTGGGCCCTTGTGTGGATGAGTGCTGAAACAGGCATGCCCTCTACATCTACATCCATAAGCTTCTGTTGGGATGCCAGAGTTAAACAGAGGATTTCCGAGTCGATCAGTACGGCTATTGGCTTCGCGAACAACAGGTGATGAGGCGCGTGTAACGACTTTACGAAGATGACGAGAAAGGTGagcacccccgcaggggcgcctgataaagcaggcgtttggtgtgtagcgacaccacggacccgagctaacgggggagtttctactccctcccacgcctagccgtgcgtggctttgccgtgtccggggaaaagggaatcctgggggttgagctgacgctgggtgattggacctttaaggccccccggcagaggcaacacacccctttggccccggcttcacgtagacggcacccctgggctgacccacccaggggaaatcggcagtcgccttttcctatctctctctccctacatcttcgtctttcttactttttttagctttcctgtctacttctctcttctgtttacttccaattttcctggcggcaagggttaaccctgtgcaaatagcctaccttggtctaggcgcattgggttatagtggcgttgtacggctggcgtctgcacgtttcagcatccgcaaacttgcagcgtcccctcgttgggctccgtggtgggtggccgccaacgctgctgaacaacatacaattagcatgcataaagcattccctttactcagtgatcgtgcctcctcaaagcgggtacgcaccgaagacatcaattttttcaaccggccaagacaattgtttcctcattttcacgttatacactgcgaaaaaactaacaagcaagccagaactgtatcccccttcgtagtttctagatgcttaaccgaaactctcggtgccgggtacaaggttaccaaaagaaccagtggagatctactcctcgaagtacgtgacaaagaccgatttgataaactgaacaccctcacaacgtttggagacacacacatcagtattacgccacacaggtctatgaactcatctcgcggggtcgtttcggacgcagatttgcttgacctcaccgaagctgaacttcttgaaggatggaagagcgagaacgtgacaaacgtacagcgcattaagataagaagagatcaaaaggaaataccaacaaaacacttagtactgacctttgcttcgagcgatttgccggaaacaattcaaactgggtacacaaaaacatctgtgaggccatatattcccaacccccgccgttgcttccattgtcagagatatggccacggctcacaaagctgtcgtggccagaaaacttgtgctatgtgtggagtcgtgggccatgcgtccgacaactgcgaagcacctgcacactgtgtaaactgtggcggtaatcatgccgcgtactcacgttcttgttctttctggaaaaaagaaaaagaaatcatcactttaaagataaaagaaaacattacatttaaagaagcaagaaaaagagtctcgccattttatggccctacatatgctgatgcggcgcgccagggggcagtgtcgcaccagccctcgccactccttcggcctgcgcagagcgagccattggctgtggcgcctgcccccaaggcggcagtagttgagtctactccgcctactattgaacagagaccagggactccagggtcctcgagtctcaaggcctcacctcgccaggcgaggcccaagcttcgaaaaaccagctcgcatgagcgggcatccagtgcctccgaggaggcaatggatacggcggcacctctggtgccaaaagagcggcgcggctctctggagcgcgccaagaaaactaaaaagctcataacagggcctgataatagccctgctacttgagctcgacctttcagtttaaacaagtcactcccttaacgtacacacagcactactttacttccagtatggaaacacaaattatacattggaacgtcagaggcctgcttaaaaacctcgacgacgtccaagagcttttatacaaacactcacctcaagtgctgtgtgtacaggaaacacatcttaaatcctccaatacaaattttttacgtgcttacgtcatataccgaaaggaccgagatgatgctgtggcgtcatccggtggcgtagccattattattaaccaaggagtagcgtgtacacatttcccactccagacatcccttgaggcggtggctgttcgagcggtactcttaaacaaactcgtcaccatctgctctttgtatgtacctccccaccaacgtcttgaaaaacgtgaatttcagtccctaatagacgaactaccggaaccttatttgcttcttggggacctaaatgcacatagtggactgtggggcgattctcgctgtgatgcacgaggtcgtctcattgaacaatttctcttctcttccggcgcctgtttgttgaataggaaagagccaacctactataacgttgccaacaaaacttactcgtctatagacctcagcatcgtatcaccttcacttctacccctattgaaatggaaaatcataaacaatccatatggaagtgaccattttcctgtagtgttgagttcacaaacaacatatgaatgtcctctacatgttcccaaatggctgataaacaaagcagactgggaacagttccacaacactacacgtttgagttggacagacatatgtaggttaaacatagatgaagctgtgaagtacttcacagcttttctaactgacgcagcagccaggtgcataccgcaaacatctggaatgcccggcaaacgacacgtcccatggtggaacacggagtgtcgtaatgcgcgaaaggaacagaacagggcatggagattgctgcgcaactcgccaacagcggaaaatcttgacacgttcaagaaaataaagtctcaaggaaggagaacgcgtcggcaggccagaagagaaagctggcagaagtttttgtcagggattaattcatacacacaggaggcaaaagtctggaacatggtcggtaggatagcagggaaacaagtacacacacttccactcgtaaacactcaaggtgataccttggaagatcaggcaaacttcctcggggcacactttgaacgggtatccagctcgtcccactatactgacactttccaaaaatacagaacaagaatagaacagcagaaactcgaacacaaatgcactagatccgaggcatataaccaagctttcagtctagctgagctgcaaatgtctctaaactcctgcagtacttctgccccaggttctgaccgtgtgatgtatgaaatgttaaaaaacctaccaaacgaaacccgtaaaaccttactttgtttgtacaatgctatttggtcttctggcactattcctacctcctggaaagaggctattgttattcccattttgaaagagggcaaggacccttctttaccctcgagttataggcctatagcaattacaagctgcttgtgcaaagtcttcgaaaaaatgataaactgccgacttgtacatttccttgaaacaaataatttgctcgacccatttcagtgcgggtttcgagaaggtagatccaccacagaccaccttgttcgtattgaggcacagatcagagacgccttcgtccataaacaatattttctctctgtgttcctagatatcgaaaaggcgtatgatacaacatggcggttcggcattctaagagacctgtctcagcttggtgtgcgcggaagaatgtttcatataatcgaaagttacctgtcaaagcggacattccgtgtccgtctgggcagtgtgctttcccaaacatttgtccaggaaacaggcttgccacaaggtggcgtgcttagttgcacactttttattatcaaaatgaactctttgcacttgtccattccccgcaatatgttctattgtacatatgtcgacgacgttcagcttggcttcaagtcatgcaacttggccatgtgtgagcggcaggttcagctgggtttaaataagatctccaaatgggcagatgaaaacggatttcgacttaacccacaaaaaagcacgtgtgttttgttctctcgaaagagaggcatgcactcggaacctgacattcgactgaacgggcaacgtctttccgtcaaagccgagcataaattcttaggcctaatcttggacaacaagttgaccttcgtgccgtacatcaagtatctaaaaacaaaatgtttaaaagccatgaatgttttaaaagtgttgtcacgtactacttggggtagtgataggcaatgcctcatgaacctctatagaagcctcattcgcacccgcttagattatggggccgttgtctatcagtctgctactgaaagtgccttgaagatgctggaccccgtgcaccatttgggcatccgcctttctacgggtgcttttcgcaccagccctgtagaaagcctttacgttgagtcaaatgagtggtcgcttcatctgcaaagaacctacatgtcctttgtttatttccttaaggtgaaagcagacaagaggcacccctcatactctactataaatgacttgtcgagctccattctttttcaaaacaggccatcaatgaggcagcccttctcagttcgcctgaagggtctagctgaggacactggagtgtcactcgaacacaatttaatggctcctgtagcatacccgccaccgtggcagtggcagactatagattgcgatgtgtcttttttagaagttactaaacatgcgcctattgcccatattcgaacatacttcttggaacttcaacacaaatacacacgtcctgagttttttacagatgcctctaagtctaactcctctgtgtcctacgctgctgttggcccttccttttcggatgctggccctctacatccagacacaagtatctttacggcggaagcttacgcgatacttgtggcagctaaacacatcaaacaattacaaatacaaaaagcagtaatttatacagactcccttagtgtggtaacggctctgcacagtcttaaaaaacaaaaaaaccctgtcctcatctcactttactctattttgtgcacactttacacactcaaccaacatgttgtagtgtgctgggtgccagggcatcgtgaaattcaaggcaacgtgatggcggatcagcttgctgcattcgtccacgagggcaccgccactacacccatattaatcccggcccttgatcttaagccgtctctcaaacgaaacatcagagacttctggcagagcaagtggaatacacacacacaaaacaaactacacattattaagccacaccttggtcattggctgccagtatcaaaatcgcgttatacagaggtaatactaacgagactcaggataggacacacatacgcaacacacacacatcttttgtctagtgacgatccaccattgtgcgacaaatgtggtgaaacattaacagtccttcacatactaatccagtgtaaacatttagaaactctaagaaaacaacattttccattactctaccgacaacatataccttcacaccctgcaatgtttgtcggtagggaaccactttttagccataaatcattgttagcgtttttaaaagaaattcacagctttcatgtcatatacccgggcataccgtagcatgacctctccagagaggtttttgctgcggtggctacacaagaaagcacatgcctcacggcccttggacgcaagggtttgaacgagtgaggcacttgtgctaatgccatacatatccaccatcgtcttttattatcaccaacttttgtcatctgttcacaccacacacaccttccacggcatggtcatgattttattatttgtatgtttttacccgccttactgcgaggaattttatggcccttatacagccacttatcacaatcattgtccatatttttagtaagatgaactggcgctctttggccgtgaatcggcccttgcgccataaaacatcaaacatcatcgaGAAAGGTGAGCACTCATCAATGGTAATTGGGCCCTTGTGTGAATGAGCGCTGAAACAGGCATGCCCTCTACATCTACATTCATTAGCTTTTGTCGAGATGCCAGAGTTAACAGGATTTCAGAGTCGATCAGTCAAGGCAGCATCACCTTCTGGGAGCTGCACTTGTCTGTTTTCCCGAGGAAGGACGGCGAGGGGGAGCGACGGGACATAAGCAACCGAGAAAGTCATTGGGTCTGGGGAGACTGCGACGGGTCATAATGTGGGGTCGATGTTTGGGCATTAGTGTTCAGTGGATTGCCGTGCAAAGGGGAGGATGAAGTGTCGTCTGTACGGTATGGTGCACGAGGAGACGATGGCCGGCGATAGCGACAATACAGGGAAATGTGACCGCGCCATTGCAGTTGAAGCATATCGACCCGTCATCTCGCGTGCGCCATTGGTTCGAATCATGGTACCTGGAATAAGTCAGTTGTGGCTGGTAGTATGGAGCAGGGCTGATGTAGAACGACTTTGGGCACATACAGGCTGGATGCCTGCATTCGCCAGTTCTTTGCGCACGGCGGCCTGAATTAATGACACTGTCGGGGGGGCCTCCTCGTGAGAATTAGCCTGGGGAGCAGATGGAGTTGCTGCCTCGATATTATGCCGCACGAGACGCAGGAAGTTTTTGGTACAGGGCGGCGGCTGGATCTAGACGTCTTTGCAAGACGACGTGGCAGCAGTGTTCGGAGCTGAACAAATTGTTGCGTAACATGTCGGCTTTTTGCTTCTTTGAAACTTCAGCACTCCCTGATAATGTCGTAAATGGTGGAGCAGTCttgtacacgagcaagtgaaGGGCGTCTTAAGCAATGCCTTCAATAATGTGGGTGACTTTGTTGGCTTCGGCCATTTGGCTATCAACTTGCCGGCACAAGGCTAAAACATAGGCTAAGACGTCTTGTATATAAACCTTGTGCAGCTCCTTTGAGGTTTAGgcacggcacgagagttctttCTCTTGGCGTGCAATGGGCTTTCCAAAAAGGtgtttcattttttgtttacctacgtctttttttttgttacgtacgTTTAAATTCTCCTCGTGTGTGTCGAACCACACTTTGGTCCTACCCCTGAGGTAGTACCTGACATTTGCAAGCATCAAAATCGAATCCCAGCGATTGGTGTTGCTGCTGCACTCCGAGTTGGCCAGCCACTTCTCCACCTGTTATCAGTCCCGCAGAAGGGGCCTGGATCTCGGAGGTTGGTCACGGCAATGTGACTGGGTGCATTCGGCATAGCGGGGGCTGGATCAGCAGAATTGTCTGCCGGCATGATGGACTGTCCAAGAATAcgcccgctgcgaagttccgttgtgtGCTCCTGATTGCCAGCACATCCACCAAAGATGTTACGGAGAGATGACCGAAAACGAGTGTATTTACAATATTCACAGTAATAACACTGCGGGAAAAAAACAACCACGATGGCCAGGACAGGCACCACCTAGTCTTCTCACTGCTTCGGTTTCTAGGTAAGTGGCACAGAACAATACTGTcagtgtcgtggttttgggacaataaccccccccccctcccccgccacTCAAAAAACGCAATTAAAGACCTCGTAACTCCTCACGGTAAGGCGAAACAAAAGTTACTCATGGTGGAATGGCACAATGTTACTGCACAACATTGATGAGTATGATTGTGACTTGTGAGGACCACACCTGATGGATCCAAAGGACCAGTGGGATTAGTGGGCACCATTCTTTAACATCAGCTTTGACAAGGCTGTATGCATGATACTGAGGTAGTAGTGCAGAGCCAAATGCTTCTGCCTGTGGCTAAGGCGACCAATTGTAAGGTTAAGATATTACAGCTAATGCGAGGAGTCAATCTCGCTTTGATTCAATCAAAGATAAAGCATCAAGTGCAGCGGTGGCGATGAGCTGCTTCTTCGCATAGATTTAGGTTCACTTTAAAGGATCCCACATGGCCTAATTTGATCCGAAGTCACCCACTGtgggccccgtcgcggtggtctactggctaaaatacttggctgctgacccgcaggccgtgggattgaatcacggctgtggtgactacatttccgatggaggtggaaatggtgtaggccagtgtgctcagattttggagcccgttaaagaaccccaggtggtcgaaatttccagagctctccactacggcgtctctcataatcatatggtggttttgggacgttaaaccccacatatcatcagtcgCCCACTGCGGTTTGCTTCACAATCATATCATCGTTTCGCCACATAAAACGCAAGAAATTATGTTTCAAACTAAGTTGGCTCTGTGCCTAGAACTGTCGTGCGCCCAGTTGGTGGGAGGCAGCTGCCATTCAGTGCAGCCTTGCACCAGGCACATTTTTCTCTATGTTGTGGCTCAAAGAATggggcctcttctttgctttcttGGCAGCTGGCTCAACTGCTAGGCACCCTGTAGGGACCCTCTTGGACGCCATTGTAAGCCCTGGCCTATGCCTAGCAGTGCTGATCGGTTGCACCCTTATGTGACGGGCCTGGCAACGTCTTGCTGCAGCGGTAGCCTAAAGTGCCAGTTTCAGTCCTGTCCCATCGCTGCTGTTCTGAACACGAGCAAGGCCTCCTCTCCAAGGCCCTTCACGATATCAAGGTAAGCTGGATTGTGTGCATTCATACAATGCACACGCCGCAACTGGACCTCCAGGAACTCATATGCATGTTGTTGGGCCTGCACCAAAGtggtgaaagaaatatacttcacGTGTACAACACACCAACAAGAACTGCACAATTATTTTGCTCCTCTCTAACTGCAGACAACTGCTCGGGAATAAATTTCAAGCTGAGGAGTCAGTTTAAGTTAAGTTTTTCCTGTCACCTGCTTTGACTATTCTGCTAGTGGAAGTGCTGCTAATACCAACAATTGGTGACTTGTAGTCCCAAACGTGGAACAATACGACACCGGTAGTGTTGAAATCTTGAAATTGCCCTCAGAATGATGACATCCACCAATATGAAATTGTAAATTCGTTAGTGTGGTGGAGCACAATAATAAACTTACAGGAATAAAAGAAGCCTTGACTACTGTTCAGTAGCATTCCCtatgtttaattgaaaagtattTCAGGGCCCTTTCAAGGGGCTTGTCTTACCTGGGCAAGTTGGGCCGCATCAGGCACCGACGGTACAGGTGCGACGTGTGTGGCCTCTTGTGTGCTGGCGCCTTGCATTGGTTGGAGCTCGTCTGGCTCCTCCTGCTGGGCACTGGTACCTTCCGTGGTTCTGGCACTACTGCTGGGCTCCTCCTCTTGAAAGGGTCCGAAAAATATCCTGGGGGACACTTTTCGCCAAGGGCCAGCTGTCCCAGTTGGTAGCGGTCGTCATTATTCAGTACCGGAGCATTTGAAAACAGTCCTCCGTAATTTTTGTGCACCAAAGCCTGGTGCTTACAAAATGCACCTTCCTTACCAAGAAGACACTTGCGTAATCTTATGTCGGCATAGACTTCATAACTGGAGCTGGGGTGGGTGGCACTAGGCACAATGTACTGTCCCTGGTCTACCACTTGGATGGCCTCGGCTGCGTCTTTTGGCATTCTCGACAGCAGCCGCTTGTACAGCAGTTGATGGGCCGGAACACGGCTGTAGGCGTGGCGGAGGATATGGCTTTCAAAGTATTTCTCCCACACCAGAGCCACCGAGTCTACGAGTGCGACTGCGTTAAATGCTTTGACTCTGTTCAGTATAATGTCTTTGAGCACGTGTATGGTTGCCTCCGCAAAATTGTTGGTGTTGTGGCCCCTTGTCAACACGTCCAAACGGTAGAGCTGCACCCACTCTTCTTGTGGGCGCAAGAATGTCAGAACTCTAGACACGAAGGCCTCGTGTTGTAGGGCCTTCAGTTCGGCAGTGGCAGCTTCAACTTTTTCTGCTGTGTCTGCATACATGACCTGTAGCTAGCAGGAAATTTTTCAATGGGGTGCTCGTATTGGcatattttcactttttttaaactgcaccATAATGCAGATTCATTAGCCTGCTTCACTGTCTGCATTGAATTCACTTTGTGATCTGCACATGCTTGCCCCCAGTTCaaaaggccagtaaacaaccccccaaggaccaaaaataaaaaatatgtgaCCTTTGCTCCATGAGCATGCTGCCTCAAGGATTTCGCGAATGCTTTATTAAGGAATTCACAAGGGTTAGAACATTGGTTTCAGCTAGTTTAAAATTTTCGCGCGGTCTCGCCACCCTTCTCTTTCAAAAGGAGAAAAAAGCTTAGCC
Coding sequences within:
- the LOC119167626 gene encoding uncharacterized protein LOC119167626 isoform X1 yields the protein MPSSADRLHPYVTGLATSCCSGSLKCQFQSCPIAAVLNTSKASSPRPFTISSHRCCFSAHKLRHPLPRTPTRQSYMPMKHTKMLATKNSVNLGAKGLNATGL
- the LOC119167626 gene encoding uncharacterized protein LOC119167626 isoform X2, with product MPSSADRLHPYVTGLATSCCSGSLKCQFQSCPIAAVLNTSKASSPRPFTISRLATKNSVNLGAKGLNATGL